From one Trueperella pyogenes genomic stretch:
- a CDS encoding NAD(P)-dependent oxidoreductase translates to MKNVTVSIHPFWNFEIDIPGVSVVRWDFESEPPVDRADVVVTSHWATPNGVEMAQKVGASLLQIGSIGYDMIAPDLPAGLQIANAATVHEAATAETVVLDLLIALRDVPRMAANTAARTWEPFYAPGLTDKRIVLVGVGGVGSQIAQRLRAFNADITYVASRERDEDFGHVYSLDTAPAEVWAQADAVVVVIPATPDTRGLIDADFLAKLKDGAVLVNAGRGVLAVNEALVAEAGRLRIVLDVADPEPLPADSPLWDAAFFISHHNGGNTDAMHPRMKALVERQVRAALAGEDYVNVVLPR, encoded by the coding sequence ATGAAGAACGTCACCGTATCTATCCACCCCTTCTGGAATTTCGAGATCGACATCCCTGGCGTCAGCGTCGTGCGCTGGGATTTCGAATCCGAGCCGCCCGTCGATCGTGCCGACGTCGTCGTGACCAGCCACTGGGCCACCCCCAACGGCGTGGAAATGGCGCAAAAGGTGGGTGCCTCGCTGCTCCAAATCGGCTCCATCGGCTACGATATGATCGCGCCCGACCTCCCCGCAGGCCTCCAGATCGCCAACGCCGCAACCGTCCACGAGGCCGCCACCGCCGAAACCGTCGTTCTCGATCTCCTCATCGCTCTCCGCGACGTCCCGCGCATGGCAGCCAACACCGCTGCCCGCACATGGGAGCCTTTCTACGCCCCCGGCCTCACGGACAAGAGGATCGTCCTCGTGGGCGTCGGCGGCGTCGGCTCACAAATCGCCCAGCGCCTGCGCGCCTTCAACGCTGACATCACCTACGTCGCCAGCCGTGAGCGCGACGAAGACTTCGGCCATGTCTATTCCCTCGACACCGCGCCCGCCGAGGTGTGGGCGCAGGCCGACGCCGTCGTCGTCGTGATCCCCGCAACCCCGGACACGAGAGGGCTGATCGACGCCGACTTCCTCGCCAAGCTCAAGGACGGAGCCGTGCTGGTCAACGCCGGACGCGGAGTGCTCGCCGTCAATGAGGCGCTCGTCGCGGAGGCGGGCCGCCTGCGCATCGTGCTCGACGTCGCCGACCCGGAGCCCCTCCCCGCCGACTCCCCGCTCTGGGACGCCGCGTTCTTCATCTCCCACCACAACGGTGGCAACACGGACGCGATGCATCCACGCATGAAAGCGCTGGTAGAGCGGCAGGTTCGGGCTGCGCTCGCGGGGGAGGACTACGTCAACGTGGTGCTGCCGCGATAA
- a CDS encoding diaminopimelate dehydrogenase has product MIRIGINGYGNLGRGVELALGRAADMEAAVVFTRREPGSVATLGAPVVHVDDMPEYAGKLDVVINCGGSATDLEVQGPAVTALFNTVDSFDTHAKIPAHFAAVNDAARAAGTLALISAGWDPGLFSMLRVLGEAVLPTGITTTFWGPGVSQGHSDAIRRIPGVVDARQYTVPVEETVAAVKERRDVELTPRTMHQRVCYVVAEEGADLAAIERAIVEMPNYFADYDTTVNFVSAAELAAEHSGIPHGGQVIRTGQTDDAVGETITFGLDLDSNPEFTGSVLVAVARAVARKAARGETGAITVFDVTLAELSPLSEQELRAHYL; this is encoded by the coding sequence ATGATCCGTATAGGCATCAATGGATACGGCAACTTGGGGCGCGGGGTCGAGCTGGCGCTAGGTCGTGCCGCTGATATGGAGGCTGCAGTCGTCTTCACCCGGCGCGAGCCTGGCTCCGTTGCTACCCTGGGCGCGCCCGTCGTCCATGTTGACGACATGCCCGAGTATGCCGGAAAACTCGACGTGGTGATCAACTGCGGCGGCTCTGCCACCGACCTCGAGGTGCAAGGGCCGGCCGTCACCGCGCTGTTCAACACCGTCGATTCCTTTGACACGCACGCCAAAATCCCGGCGCATTTCGCCGCCGTCAACGACGCCGCCCGCGCCGCTGGCACCCTCGCCCTTATCTCCGCTGGTTGGGACCCCGGCCTCTTCTCGATGCTGCGCGTACTCGGCGAAGCTGTCCTACCTACCGGCATCACGACGACGTTCTGGGGACCCGGCGTCTCCCAAGGCCATTCGGACGCAATCCGCCGCATTCCCGGCGTCGTGGACGCTAGGCAGTACACGGTCCCCGTGGAAGAAACCGTCGCTGCCGTCAAGGAGCGCCGCGATGTCGAACTCACTCCGCGTACCATGCACCAGCGCGTATGCTATGTGGTTGCCGAAGAGGGCGCAGACCTGGCGGCAATCGAGCGTGCCATCGTCGAAATGCCGAACTATTTCGCCGATTATGACACCACGGTCAACTTCGTCTCCGCCGCTGAGCTCGCTGCCGAACACAGCGGTATCCCGCACGGCGGCCAGGTGATCCGCACGGGGCAGACGGACGACGCCGTCGGCGAAACGATCACGTTCGGTCTAGACCTCGACTCCAACCCCGAGTTCACCGGGTCGGTGCTCGTCGCTGTGGCGCGTGCGGTTGCTCGCAAGGCTGCTCGCGGGGAAACCGGGGCAATCACCGTCTTCGACGTGACCCTCGCCGAGCTCTCACCACTATCGGAACAGGAGCTGCGCGCCCACTACCTGTAA
- a CDS encoding NUDIX hydrolase, translating into MVYDDVLAALESWRGILPANPNATYHLDDYLALVREGGESALWKGLAPRHLTASLFVLSPDLTEILLDFHKKAGMWLQFGGHLEHDDASLPAAALREGREESGLSSFAAFSEVPCDLDVHSLGGGFTACREHWDVGFVALARRDAVVSVSDESERLGWFPVDDLPDGGAGNMSTRVAAATQHARRVFNG; encoded by the coding sequence ATGGTGTATGACGACGTCCTAGCAGCGCTCGAATCTTGGCGAGGCATCCTCCCAGCTAACCCTAATGCCACCTATCATCTCGATGACTACCTTGCCCTCGTGCGCGAGGGCGGCGAATCGGCGCTCTGGAAGGGTCTGGCTCCTCGCCATCTGACTGCCTCCCTTTTTGTGCTTTCCCCTGATTTAACCGAGATTTTGCTGGATTTCCATAAGAAGGCTGGCATGTGGTTGCAGTTCGGCGGCCACCTTGAGCACGACGACGCCTCCCTTCCGGCGGCAGCCTTGCGCGAAGGTAGGGAAGAATCCGGCTTATCGAGCTTTGCCGCCTTCAGTGAGGTCCCCTGCGATCTTGACGTCCACTCCCTCGGCGGCGGTTTCACCGCGTGCCGCGAGCATTGGGATGTGGGTTTTGTGGCCTTGGCCAGGCGCGACGCCGTCGTGAGCGTATCAGATGAGTCTGAGCGGCTGGGCTGGTTCCCGGTCGATGACCTACCCGACGGCGGGGCAGGCAATATGTCTACACGGGTCGCTGCGGCTACCCAGCACGCGCGGCGGGTTTTTAACGGCTAG